One window of the Tetragenococcus koreensis genome contains the following:
- the argF gene encoding ornithine carbamoyltransferase, with protein MTSVFQGRSLLAEKDFTRGELEYLIDLSLHLKDLKKRGVPHHYLEGKNIALLFEKNSTRTRSAFTTAAIDLGAHPEFLGANDIQLGKKESVEDTAIVLGSMFDGIEFRGFSQETVEELAEYSGVPVWNGLTDQWHPTQMIADFMTVKEAFGHLEDITLVYVGDGRNNMANSLLVTGAILGVNVRICAPKELSPTQEVVDYAEKFAKESGAQLMVTDDVEKGVKDANVLYTDVWVSMGEEDKFEERVNLLKPYQINMDMVKKTGNQDDNLIILHCLPAFHDTKTQYGKMVSEKFGIDEMEITDEAFRSKHARQFEEAENRMHSIKAIMAATLGNLFIPRV; from the coding sequence ATGACATCAGTATTTCAAGGACGTAGTTTATTAGCTGAAAAAGATTTTACTCGTGGGGAGTTAGAATATCTTATTGATCTTAGTTTACATCTAAAAGATTTGAAAAAAAGAGGTGTACCGCATCATTATTTAGAAGGTAAAAATATTGCACTATTGTTTGAAAAAAATTCAACAAGAACACGTTCTGCATTTACCACAGCAGCTATTGACTTAGGTGCTCATCCCGAATTTTTAGGCGCAAATGATATTCAATTAGGGAAAAAAGAATCTGTTGAAGATACTGCAATTGTATTAGGTAGTATGTTTGATGGGATTGAATTTCGTGGGTTTAGCCAGGAAACAGTAGAAGAGTTAGCGGAGTATTCTGGCGTTCCTGTATGGAATGGACTAACTGACCAATGGCATCCTACTCAAATGATTGCTGACTTTATGACTGTTAAAGAAGCTTTTGGACATTTAGAAGACATTACGTTAGTTTATGTCGGCGATGGTCGTAATAATATGGCAAACAGTCTTTTAGTAACCGGAGCGATCTTAGGTGTGAACGTACGGATTTGCGCGCCAAAAGAATTGTCGCCTACCCAAGAAGTAGTTGATTACGCTGAAAAATTTGCCAAAGAATCTGGGGCTCAGTTAATGGTAACTGATGATGTAGAAAAAGGCGTTAAGGATGCTAATGTCTTATACACCGACGTTTGGGTATCAATGGGGGAAGAAGATAAGTTTGAAGAGCGCGTTAATTTGTTGAAACCATACCAAATTAATATGGACATGGTTAAAAAGACAGGAAACCAAGATGATAATTTAATTATTCTGCATTGTTTACCTGCTTTTCATGATACTAAAACGCAATATGGAAAAATGGTTTCTGAAAAATTTGGAATCGACGAAATGGAAATTACTGACGAAGCATTTAGAAGTAAACATGCGCGTCAATTTGAAGAAGCAGAAAATAGAATGCATTCAATTAAAGC
- the arcA gene encoding arginine deiminase — MSKPINVFSEIGKLETVMLHRPGKELENLMPDYLERLLFDDIPFLEQAQKEHDHFAKVLREKGVEVVYLEDLAAESLVNEEIRIQFIDQYLDEAGIRGHAVKEKVKEMLVGIKDNRKLIDKTIAGIQKVEMPEYKVEGLTDMIESDYSFIIDPMPNLYFTRDNFATMGNGVSLNHMYSVTRQRETIYGQYIFDYHPRFAGQEVPKVYDRNDTTRIEGGDELVLSKDVLAVGISQRTDAASIEKLAKNIFEQELGFNCVLAFNIGEYRKFMHLDTVFTMIDYDKFTIHPEIEGALEVYSITPKENGELNITREEDTLERILAKYLNRDSVQLIRCGDGNITAAAREQWNDGSNTLTIAPGEVVVYDRNTVTNKALERAGVKLNYIPGSELVRGRGGPRCMSMPLYREDLTK, encoded by the coding sequence ATGAGTAAGCCAATTAATGTTTTTTCAGAAATAGGGAAGCTTGAAACAGTAATGCTTCATCGACCTGGAAAAGAATTGGAAAATTTGATGCCTGATTATCTAGAAAGATTGTTGTTTGATGATATTCCATTTCTAGAGCAAGCACAAAAAGAACATGATCATTTTGCGAAAGTATTACGTGAAAAAGGAGTAGAGGTCGTTTACTTAGAAGATTTGGCAGCGGAATCATTAGTAAATGAAGAAATACGGATACAATTTATCGATCAATATTTGGACGAAGCAGGGATTCGTGGCCATGCGGTAAAAGAAAAAGTAAAAGAAATGCTAGTTGGGATTAAAGATAACCGCAAACTAATCGATAAGACGATTGCTGGCATTCAAAAAGTTGAAATGCCAGAGTACAAAGTTGAAGGTTTGACAGATATGATAGAAAGTGACTATTCATTTATCATTGATCCGATGCCTAACTTATATTTTACTCGAGATAATTTTGCTACAATGGGTAATGGGGTTTCTTTAAATCATATGTATTCGGTAACAAGACAAAGAGAAACGATATATGGTCAATATATATTTGATTACCATCCACGTTTTGCTGGACAAGAAGTTCCTAAGGTTTATGACCGCAATGATACAACTCGAATTGAAGGCGGTGACGAGTTAGTACTTTCTAAAGATGTATTAGCTGTCGGTATTTCACAGCGGACGGATGCGGCATCTATTGAAAAATTAGCAAAAAACATTTTTGAACAAGAACTAGGTTTCAATTGTGTATTAGCTTTTAACATTGGTGAATATCGGAAATTTATGCATTTGGATACCGTTTTTACAATGATTGACTATGACAAATTCACGATTCATCCTGAGATTGAAGGCGCTTTAGAAGTTTATTCTATTACGCCTAAAGAAAATGGTGAACTAAATATTACTCGAGAGGAAGATACGCTAGAACGTATTTTAGCGAAGTATTTAAATCGTGATTCTGTACAATTGATTCGTTGTGGAGATGGGAACATTACAGCTGCTGCAAGAGAACAATGGAATGATGGATCAAATACGCTAACGATTGCCCCCGGCGAAGTTGTTGTATACGATCGTAATACAGTAACTAACAAAGCATTAGAAAGAGCAGGAGTAAAATTAAATTATATTCCTGGTAGTGAATTAGTACGTGGACGTGGTGGACCTCGTTGTATGAGTATGCCGTTATATCGTGAAGATCTTACAAAATAG
- a CDS encoding arginine repressor, whose amino-acid sequence MKRSQRQAIIKKVVTENEITTQKKLLDLLKKENVSTTQATISRDIRELNIAKVEDESGKSYYRILNNSVLGMKKTQEERLSDIIIETGVSLTQIEFTNLLTVLPGNGNAIGVLIDRVRVENSSKIVGCIAGDDTILILSKNKEDARMVNEYFRQYLFHTL is encoded by the coding sequence TTGAAACGCTCACAGCGACAAGCTATTATAAAGAAAGTCGTTACTGAAAACGAAATCACTACTCAGAAAAAATTGTTAGATTTACTTAAAAAAGAGAATGTCTCCACTACACAAGCTACAATCTCTCGTGACATACGAGAATTAAACATTGCAAAGGTAGAAGATGAAAGTGGAAAATCATATTACCGAATACTAAATAATTCCGTTCTGGGAATGAAAAAGACACAAGAAGAACGATTAAGCGATATCATCATTGAAACCGGTGTCTCTTTAACCCAGATAGAATTTACTAATTTATTAACCGTACTCCCAGGAAACGGTAATGCAATTGGAGTACTAATTGATAGAGTTCGGGTAGAAAATAGCAGTAAGATCGTTGGCTGTATAGCTGGTGATGATACTATTTTAATTCTTTCAAAAAATAAAGAAGACGCTCGTATGGTAAATGAATATTTCAGACAATATTTATTCCATACTTTATGA